In Chelonia mydas isolate rCheMyd1 chromosome 10, rCheMyd1.pri.v2, whole genome shotgun sequence, a single window of DNA contains:
- the LYRM1 gene encoding LYR motif-containing protein 1 isoform X4, translating to MTSVARQEVLGLYRRIFRIAKKWQSASGQMEDTIKEKQYIINEAKTLFQKNKDLTDPELIKQCIEECKARVEIGLHYHIPYPRPVSVNPDTTSTTIHLPPLGLAPQCGRTFRNQEKLRKLSKPAYLRSYDEVS from the exons ATGACATCAGTTGCACGACAAGAAGTTCTTGGCCTTTACCGCAGGATATTCAGAATAGCCAAAAAATGGCAGTCTGCATCAGGACAGATGGAAGACACTATTAAAGAGAAACAGTACATTATAAATGAAGCCAAAACCTTATTCCAAAAAAACAAAGAT CTAACAGATCCAGAGCTGATTAAACAGTGTATAGAAGAATGCAAGGCAAGAGTAGAAATCGGACTTCACTATCACATTCCCTACCCAAGACCTGTGAGTGTGAATCCAGACACAACGTCTACAACA atTCATCTGCCTCCTCTGGGTCTCGCCCCACAATGTGGTCGTACATTTCGAAACCAAGAAAAGCTGAGGAAGCTTTCCAAGCCAGCCTACTTGAGATCCTACGACGAAGTTTCATAA
- the LYRM1 gene encoding LYR motif-containing protein 1 isoform X3 → MKMTSVARQEVLGLYRRIFRIAKKWQSASGQMEDTIKEKQYIINEAKTLFQKNKDLTDPELIKQCIEECKARVEIGLHYHIPYPRPVSVNPDTTSTTIHLPPLGLAPQCGRTFRNQEKLRKLSKPAYLRSYDEVS, encoded by the exons ATGACATCAGTTGCACGACAAGAAGTTCTTGGCCTTTACCGCAGGATATTCAGAATAGCCAAAAAATGGCAGTCTGCATCAGGACAGATGGAAGACACTATTAAAGAGAAACAGTACATTATAAATGAAGCCAAAACCTTATTCCAAAAAAACAAAGAT CTAACAGATCCAGAGCTGATTAAACAGTGTATAGAAGAATGCAAGGCAAGAGTAGAAATCGGACTTCACTATCACATTCCCTACCCAAGACCTGTGAGTGTGAATCCAGACACAACGTCTACAACA atTCATCTGCCTCCTCTGGGTCTCGCCCCACAATGTGGTCGTACATTTCGAAACCAAGAAAAGCTGAGGAAGCTTTCCAAGCCAGCCTACTTGAGATCCTACGACGAAGTTTCATAA
- the LYRM1 gene encoding LYR motif-containing protein 1 isoform X5, with protein MTSVARQEVLGLYRRIFRIAKKWQSASGQMEDTIKEKQYIINEAKTLFQKNKDLTDPELIKQCIEECKARVEIGLHYHIPYPRPIHLPPLGLAPQCGRTFRNQEKLRKLSKPAYLRSYDEVS; from the exons ATGACATCAGTTGCACGACAAGAAGTTCTTGGCCTTTACCGCAGGATATTCAGAATAGCCAAAAAATGGCAGTCTGCATCAGGACAGATGGAAGACACTATTAAAGAGAAACAGTACATTATAAATGAAGCCAAAACCTTATTCCAAAAAAACAAAGAT CTAACAGATCCAGAGCTGATTAAACAGTGTATAGAAGAATGCAAGGCAAGAGTAGAAATCGGACTTCACTATCACATTCCCTACCCAAGACCT atTCATCTGCCTCCTCTGGGTCTCGCCCCACAATGTGGTCGTACATTTCGAAACCAAGAAAAGCTGAGGAAGCTTTCCAAGCCAGCCTACTTGAGATCCTACGACGAAGTTTCATAA